The sequence GCAGCCCGCCCGCGTCTTCTTTTTCAATCAAGGTATAATCTCCGGTCTTCTCCAGTTCGGCAATGACATGCGCTCCTGCGGGGCCGCTGTCCAGATTTGTGTACAGCACATTCATCTTATGATCTACGTTGCCGCCGGTCATCCATATAATGACGGAAACAATGACGCCAGGCATAAGGATATAGGCGATCACTCCTCTGCGTCTGCCGATCATCCGCTTTACCAAATTCCAGGCAATGGTAATGATATTATGCATGGTAACCCACCTTTCGGTACGAGAAAAATGCTAAGCCCAGCAGCACGAGACAGATCAGCGACAGCATCGTGATACTGCCCGAAATTTGCGCCCACGGGGATTCCAGCATCATTCGCAGGATGCCTCTCATCCCCCAGTGATTGATTGAAATCGCGCCGCCCGTGTTCACCCAGGAATCCGGCAGGGGAGTCATCCCTCCGCTAATAAACGTCATTACCACCGTCAGCCCGCCTGAAATGGACCGTGCCGACGCTGCAGTTCTGGCAAACATAGCTATAATGACCGACAAGGTCAGCGAAGCAAGAATCATTAACAGACATACCAGCGCCAGCAGCCCCGGACGGTTGCCCCAGTACACGCCGAACAGAAAGTGTGTAGCCAAAATAATGGAGGCGCACTGCAGGACGGACACGAGTCCGATGCCAAGCATTTTTCCCATAAAGAGTTCCCCGCCCTTCACCGGCATGGAGCCGATCCGGAACAATGTATGGTTATCCTTTTCACTGTACAGGCTGGTGATCACCATCTGTCCGCACATTAGCAGGAACATCAGAAGCATCGCAGCCGCGTAATACTGGGAAGCGGTGTAGGCTGGGCCTCCTTCATCCAACTTGCCGAGCACCACGGCCGGATTGCCTTTTCCGCTCTCCGTCATCGCGCTAATCGCCTGGGGTCCAAGCGTCATGGCAGCGGCCTGCTTATAATTGATGCTGCTCAGGAAATTATCGAACACGGTTCCTGCGACCATATTGTCCGTCCGGTTTTTGCCGAGAATATATTCAAGCCGCGCTTCCTTCCCGCTCATGATATCCTTATCGAATCCCGCCGGAACGATGACGGCATAGCCGTATTCTCCCGAACGCACGCCGCTTACCGCCGCTTCCCGGCTGTCTGCGGTTTCCGGTGTAATGATCTCCGCGACCTCTGGCGACTTCAGGAAGTTCCCTATCAGCTGCGAGCGCTCGGAGGGGTTCGCTGCCGCATCGACAATGCCCACCCGGAAAGAATCGATCCTCTGGTCCTTACCTCCACCCATAACGCCGGAAAGCGCCGAGCCAAGCAGGAAAATCAGCAAAATCGGCAGCAGAAACAGGTTGATCAGCATCGAGCGGGAACGGAGCAGGCGCCGCAGCTCATACGCCGCAATTGTCCAAATATTTGCCATAGCCCTCTCCTCCTAATCCCGTAAAGTCCGTCCGGTCAGGCTTAAGAATAAAGTCTCCAGATCCGGTTCCTCGATTTGCAGCGTCTGAATGACGCCCCCATGCTTGGCGAAAATAAACAGGATATCCTGCAGCTCGCTTTGGGACGACGGCAGATACAGCTCCAGCGTCTCGCCTTCGGCTTCCACCCGGGTCACCCGGGGATGCTGCTTAAGCTCCAGAATCAGGTCTGGCGTGATACTGCCCGCTTTAATGATGATTTTCTCTTCGTGGGCGACCCGTTCCCGCAGCTCTTTTTCCGTCCCGCAAGCAATGATATGCCCCTTATCCATAATCGCCACCCTGTCGCATATCGCTTCAACCTCTTCCATGTAGTGGCTCGTATAGATGACGGTTGAGCCCAGCTTATTGAGCGCTTTAACCGATTCAAGGATATGGTTTCGGGATTGCGGGTCGATTCCCACCGTCGGCTCATCCATAATAATCAGCTTGGGCCGGTGCATAATGGCGCAGGCAATGTTCAGCCGCCGTTTCATCCCTCCGGAAAAAGTGGACGGCTTTTCTTTCGCACGGTCGGCGAGTCCGGTAAACTCCAGCGCCTCCTGCACCCGCTCCTTCAGCAATTCGCCGCGCAGGCCGTACAGTTTGCCGAAAAAGGATGCATTTCCCCAGGCAGTCAGGTCTTCGTACAGCGCCAGATCCTGGGGGACGAGCCCGATTCTTTTTTTGGCCTCAAGCGGCTGGTTCGCTACGGAAATACCATCAATGACTATGCTTCCCCCGTCCATCTTCAGCAGGCCGCAGAGCATGCTGATCGTCGTGCTTTTGCCCGCGCCGTTCGGACCGAGCAGACCGAATATTTCCCCTTCATTAATGCTTAGGTTCACATGATCCACCGTCAGCTTGCTGTCATATCTTTTTATCACATCGGTTAGTGAAGCAAGTGCCATCGTTCATCTCTCCTGTCCCTTATTCTTCATGCTTTCATTGTAGCGCAGCATCGAAGCCACCGAAGGTACGGAAGGTCATGAAGTGAAGGTGACTTAAGTCATCTCTTGTGAAGAAGCGGCCAAACCCGCGTCCCGCAGTATATAGGATGTGCTAAGATGGAAGTATGATGATACCCCCCTTGCCAAGATTAGCCATTCACTGAAAAAAGGCTGGTTGCAGGGGAGGATACTTAATCTTTATCTCTAGTGAAAAGGATGACGGCGTGTGACCAAGGAGCTGAAGCTGCTGCGGTATGGACTCATTGCCATCCCGGCATTTATCTCGATGTACGTTCAGGACTATGCCAATTATGACCGGTTCACCCTGCGTCTGCTGATTCTGCTGCTGCTGGCAACGCTGGGAGCGCGCCTGCCGGCACGGTTTACCATAGGGATGGCCGCGCTGGAAATGCTGTACTCTTCCTGGCTGTGCTCCAGGTACGGAAGCCTGATGGTATTCCCCTCCCTGTCTGTGCTGCTGGTCTATTTCCGCCTGCGTCCCGGCTCGCTGCCTCTGCTTTTTGCGGGGATTCATCTGACCGTGCTGAACGCTGCCGTCATGGAAGAAGCTCCGGTGATTCGCGCCTGGGTGAATCTGGTGTTTCTGCTGGCTGCCGTGCTGTGCTCCCAGCTTCACTCGGCGGGACGCGGCCGGGAGGAGACGCTGCATCTGTATGACGAGCTGCGCAAAAAGCATTTCGAGCTGGACGAAGCCCGTGATCGGCTGCTCCAATTCGCGTCCCAAGTAGAGAATGCCGCCCAAGCCGAGGAACGGGTCCGGATTTCCCGCCAGCTGCATGACGATATCGGCCATCGGCTGATCCGCGTCAAAATGATGATGGAAGCCGCCCTGCACACGCTTCCCTCCGCGCCGGAAGCGGGCATGTCCATGATGCGGCAGGTGCGCGATCAGCTTGCGGAGAGCATGGATGACCTGCGCGCCGCCGTAAGGCGCATCGGCCGGGGTCCGCATCTTGAGGGAGCCTATGCCCTGGACCGGCTGCTGGAGGAGACCGGCCGGGACACCGGCATTGAGACCTCATATACGGTCGAGGGTGCGCCTTTTCCGCTCTACCCGAGCTTTCAGGTCGTGCTGTACAAAAATGCCCGCGAAGCCATCACCAACGGACTGCGGCACGGGCAGGCGACATCGGTCGGCATCAAGCTCTGCTACAGCCCGTCCGAAGTCACGATGGAGATCAGCAATAACGGAAAGACAATGGAAGAATACGGCGGCGAGATGGCGGAGAGGAGCGGCAACAACCGGGGCAATGGAACACCCTCGGAGCGGTTGCCCGGCGTGAAGCAGGGATTGCAGGAACGTAACGGCAACAACCGGGACAAAGGCCCTCGCCCGGAGCGGTTGCCCGGCGTGAACCAGGGATTGCCGCTTACCGGCGCTGCCGGAGGCATGGGGCTAAAAGGGATGGAGGAACGAACCCGGCTGGTCGGCGGAACATTCGAGGTCCGGGCTGCATATCCCTTCACTGTCATAACAAAGCTGCCGGTCTATAAGCAAAGTGAGATTATGTAGAGCGGCAGAGCAGATTTTTTACAGAAAGGGGAACTTCCAAGATGATTAAAGTCGTAATCGTGGACGACGATTCTTTTATAAGGGAAAGTCTGAAGGTGCTCATTGGCATGGACCCGGATATTCAGGTAACGGGGGCCGCAGGAGATGGCGGCGAGGCGCTGAAGCTGCTGGAGAACGGGGCGGAAGCCGATGTCGTGCTGATGGATATCCGCATGCCCGGCATTGACGGTGTGGAGGGAGCGCGGCTGATCAAGCAGCGTTATCCGCAGGCTGCCGTGCTGATGCTGACCACCTTCGACGATGACGAATATATTATCGAGGCGCTCAAAGGCGGAGCCAGCGGTTATCTGCTCAAAAATATCCCCCCGGACCGCATTATCCAGGGCATCAAGACGGTCCATGAAGGCAATATGCTCATTCATCCCGACATTGCCCGCAAGCTGGCGAGCTTTCTTCAGCCGGCAGCCGGAACCACATCCCCCTGTCCGCTGGAATCATACGGGCTAACCAAGACGGAGCAGTCGGTCGTCGCAGCGATCGCCGAAGGACATTCGAACAAGGAAATTGCCGCTGAACTATTCCTAAGCGAAGGCACGGTCAAGAACTACATAACCGAAATTTTGAGCAAGCTGGGACTCCGGGACCGGACGCAAATCGCTATTTTTTATTTGAAAAATGGGCGGTGAATCCGAGCATCATTCGTAGAAGGCCAAAAAGACGGCTTCACCTGTGAAATCAGTGCCTGCATGTGTGATTCAGCAAGAAAAAGGATCAGTGCCTGCTATGTAATTCAGCATGAGAGGACGACTTAAGTGGGATGATGAGGCTTGCCTTCTAGTGAGCTGAGGTTTGCTTTCCAGTGGCTGAGGTTTACCTTCCAGTGGGTAACAAGCGGGGGTGCCTCTCAGAGTGGACACCAATTAGGGGGCTGCCCCTTACAATGGTCTGCGAAGCGTTCCCGTAAAGGCAACGTAGACGGCTGCTGCAGGAGGTTTCGAAAAATTACTGCATTTGTACATCCATTTCTCGTAAAAAATCGCTCCCTAGACCCGTTCCTGCAAATGCGCAGGCATTTCGTCCCCCTTCTCCCCGTTTCGGCGTGCAAGCATCAAAATAACTGCACCACAGCAGCAATTCCCTCTTCCGGACGAAATCCACCGGGAATACCTGCAGGTTTGCAGGAAATTTCCGCCTATTTAGGCTGAGTAACGGCCCCCATTGTTCCTTCATTCGCCTCTGCGCAGCGATGGACGGCAAGGTGGCCTCTCCCGGCGTGAGTTATGCAGGGCTCAGCGCGCGGGGAGCGGCCAGCACGTATGCCTATAGGGGCACGTTGTGCAGTATTAAGCGTACATCGGGAGCGCCCGCGTTATGCAGCAGCACATGCACATCGGGAGCGTCTGTGTTATGCAGCACACATGCGCACCGGGAGCGCTCGCATTATGCAGCAGTATATGCACATCGGGAGCGTCCGCGTTATACAGAAGCACATGCACATCGGGAGCGGACATGTATGCAGCAGTACATGCACATCGGAAGCGGACGCGTATGCACCAGTACATGCCGAAGTAGCCGAGCTTGGGAACCGCTGCTGCCCGCTGCGGCGGCCGATTTAATATTGCAGCAGAAGAACGAGGCAAAAAGAAACGGCTTCGCCGTCCTTTTAGGGACGGTACCGTTTCTCGTAGAAATATAAGACCAAACGATAGGCGCGAAGCTTATAACGTCTTATTTTTAACAAAAGCCCGGATTCCGATCTCTCGTAAATCCGGGCTTGTCCCGTTCTGTTGGCGCAATGCGGCTTGCCGCCATTATTCGTTCGTTGCGGGCTTATCGTTTCGCCGATTTCGCTCCGCCGGAGCCTTGCAGCGGTCCGGGCGATCCGGGCGCGGGCAGCGCAGCGGTCGTCTCTCGCGCAGCCGCTGTCTCTTGCGCGGCCGCTGCCTCTCGCGCAGTAGCTGCCTCTTGCGCAGCTGCCGTCTCTCTCCGGGACGGCAGCTCCGAGGCGACGGACGGCCTGCGGCGGGCGCCCGTCGTCATGAGGGCAATGCCCACAATGCCGGCAGGCTTCTCCGGTGCCGTCGTATCTTCATCCGGCTGGGGCGCCAAAATGACGCCCAGCAGATGATGGTCGCCGTCGTAAATGGCGCGCTGCAGGTACTTGCTCTCGCCTGCGGCGTTCTGCACCTCCAGCTTGCAGAACGCCGGACTCTTGCGCAGCGCCTCATGCAGCTGCTGCGCCTCGCCGGTCAACGCTTCGCCGTTGACCTTCAGCAAGACCTCGCCCGGCAGGATGCCCAGCTCCTGCGCGGGGCTGCCGGGCAGCACGGCCAGCACCTTCAGGCCGTGCGGCGGATGCACGAAGAAGGGGCTGCTGCGGCGCTCCTCCAGAGCGCCGTACCACACCAGCCCTTCGTGCAGCAGCAAAGCCGCGAGCGCCGCGAGCAGCGTCAGCGGGCTGTACCGGGCCGCGAGCAGCGCGAGGCCCAGCAGGATGGCGCCGCAGAGCAGCAGCCGTCCCGAGATGCGGGCCGCTTTGCTCTGCGGCAGCATGCCCGTCGTCAGTTGGCTGAAGCCGATGACGACAGGCAGCGAGACAAGGCCGAGGCCTCCGCCGAGCAGCGTCGGCCACGGCAGCACGCCGGCTCCCGCGCCTGCGGGAATCAGTAGGAAGAGCGGCAGCGGCCAGAATGCCTCCATCCGGTATCCGCCCACCACGCGGCCGCGCTTGCCTTCCAGAAACAGCGGCGTCGCAAGCCGAGGACCTTGCCAGCGGGCCAGCAGTGCCTCGGCGACATGCAGGATGGCTGCCAAAGCCAGCAGTGCGGGAATATCCATTCCTCTTACCGCTGCTACGACCTCACCGCCGAGACCCCCGGGAAGAAAGCCGGGGAAGAAGGACAGGACAAACTGAATAATACCAAGCAGGCCGATGGAATACGCGAAGCAGAAGTACCGCACCCGGAACAGCAGCAGAGCCAGGCTGACCACCCAGATGCAGACTACTGCCGGACCCGTTACCGAAACGCCGAGCAGGATGGCTGCCAGCGAGACGAGAATTCCCGCAGCCAGCCCCGTCCCTATGGCGCGCCATATTTCCCTGCCCCAGCTGTGCAGCTTTACATGAATGAGCCGCCGCTCCAGCAGCGTCTGCCTGCGGTAATAGAGGGCCATGAACAGCAAAGCGATATAATAAAAGGGCTGCGCCAGCATATGCAGCGCGGCATTCCCCAAGCTTGCCAGCAGTTCCAGCATGTCATTCAAACCGATCGTCACGCTCCTTTGGCTGCGATAACTTAAGTCGCGGCTTCATCCTCTATTCTAATGGAATGGGATAGTCAAAGACAGGCTTTTTAAACGGAAAATATTAGGTTCCGCTCTTTAGCGGCATGAAAAAAGAAGGCTGTAATCAGCCTTCTTATGAATTCGACGCCTTCGCCCCGATTTCCTTCCGTATCTCTTCAATTCCCCGGTTGCGCTGATTGTCGTTCACAGGGTTTCGGATCGCCTTAATCAAGGCGGCTTCCAGCGCCTCCGCCGTCTTGGCGTCAATAATACCGGTAGCTTTCAGCTTGGCCGCGCTCTGGAATTTCTTCACCGCGTCCTTCGTGCCGGTGTCAAAATATCCGTCTTTGCGCCCCGGCTTATAGCCCAGACCGTCCAGCATCGTCTGCGCGCTCTTCACATTCGAGCTGTTAGAGTTGTACTGGAGCGGTGCACTCTTATCGATTGGCGTCACCGAAAAATAATCCGGCTGAGCCACCGCGATATCCGGCTTAATTCCCTTGCCGTGAATCCAGCTGCCGTTCGGCGTCAGCCATTTGGCGATCGTAATCTTAAGCAGACTGCCGTCGCCAAGCTGCTTGTCAAAGCTGGTCTGCACGGTTCCCTTACCGAAAGAATTATCGCCGATCAGCTTGGCTCCGGCGGACTGCTGCAGCGCTCCCGCCAAGATCTCAGATGCGCTCGCGCTGCCTTTATTCATCAAGACGGCGACCGGATAATCCTTGCCTCTGCCCTTGGAGGTCGTGAGTTCACGTTCCTTGTTCTTGTTCTCGACTTGAACGATCGTCTTGCCTCTTGGCACGAACTGCTCGGCAATATCGATGACAACCGGCAGCACGCCGCCGGGATCGTTGCGGACGTCAATGACAAGACCTTTGAGTCCCTTCTTCTCCAGCTTGGCCAACTCTTCCTTGAAGCGGTCGGCGGTGTTCAGCGAGAACTGCGTAATCTCGATCACGCCAACACCGTTCTTCTCCATGGAGGAGTAGACCGTCTCCAGTGTCACGTTATCCCGTTTGATATTGAACGTCAGGGGCTGAGCGGAACCGCTTCGCTGGATGACGAGAACCGCTGTGCTGCCTTTCGGGCCGCGAATTTTGGCGACCGCGTCGTTCAAATCCATTCCTGTAAGCGATGTTCCGTTCACGGAGACAATAATATCCTTCGCCTGAATTCCGGCCTTCTCCGCCGGCGAGCCTTTGATCGGCGACACGACAACGACTTTGCCGTCATCCGAGGCGACCTCGGCTCCAATGCCGGTGAACGAGCCCTCAATGCTCTCTTCGAATTTCTCCGCCGTTTCCTTGGCCATGTAATTCGAATAAGGATCGCCGAGCGCTTCCATCATCCCGTTAACCGCGCCGTCGATCAGCTTGCTTCGATCCACGCTCTTGTAGTAATTTCTTTCGATCAGACTAAGCGTCGTCCCAAGCTTCTTCGCTTCGCTCTGCGCAAGCCCGCCGCTTGCCGGGGCGGATGCCACGCTTTCTCCGGCAGCTTGTCCGGAAAAGAGCGAGCCCGTCACCGCCAGCGTTAACAGACTGCCGCACAGCAGAGCTGCGATAACCATAAAAGCCGCTGTGCTCTTTTTTAACATGAAGCCTTCACCGTCCCTTCTTGTCCACCATGCCGTCAGCCTGAGGTCCGTCCCGTAAGATCGGTCTGACTTCCAGTATATGCCGTAATGCTAAATATTATTTATAATACCGCTAAATCATAAGTAATCCATCGGTTCTACGGGCTTTCCGTCAATCCGTACTTCGAAGTGAAGATGGGGTCCTGTTACCCGGCCAGTGGCGCCCGATTCCGCAATAGTCTGTCCGCGCTCCACCTTGTCTCCTACGCTAACCTTGATTCCGCCCTCGCGAATGTGTCCGTACAGCGTCCACATGCCGCCGCCGTGATCGATAACGACGCAGTAGCCGTAGCCGCTCCACCATTCCGCGACAATGACGGTGCCCGCTTCGGCCGCATGAATGTCCGTGCCCTGCGGAACGGCGAAGTCAACGCCGGTATGCAGCTTGCGATCTCCCGTCACCGGATGAATCCGGTAGCCGTACGGCGAAGACACCCGCGCGCTGCCCACGGGCAGCAGCAGCGGACCGCTGCCGCTGGCGTAGGTGCTGCTCGAGTCATCGCCGCCATGCTCCGCGCCGGAATCGCCGGAGCTGCTGGCCGCTGCCGCCGCTGCTCTTCTCGCCGCTTCCTCGGCCGCTCTTTTTGCTGCTGCCGCCTTGGCCGCCGCCGCTCTTCTTGCCGCTTCTTCAGCCTTCAGCTTGTCCTTCTGGTCTTCGAGCGCCGCCCGCTGGCTTGCTAACTGTACCAGCTTGGCGTTCTGCTCCTGGCTGATATCCTCCGCATCTTCGATGGCTTTGTCGTAATAAGCGATCAGCTCCTGCTTCTCGGCTTCCTTCTCCTTCAAGACGCTCCGCTGCGATTCCAGATCAGTGTACAGCTGCTTGGCCTGGGCGTACTGCCCTTCCAGCTCTTTCTTCTTTTGGGTAACGGTCGCTTCATCCCGTTTATGCTGGTCCAGCAAATCCTGGTCCTGGTCCACGATTAGCTTAAGCGAATCCGCGCGGTCAAGGAAATCCGAGAAGCTCTTGGAAGAGAGCAGCACGTCGAGGTAAGACACCGCTCCATCCGTATACATGAGACGCACGCGGGATTCAATCAGCTTCTGCCGCGAATCCACCCGCTCCTGCGCAGCGTCCAGTTCGGATGCCGTCGTCTTCAGCGACTGCTCGGTGTTATCGATTTTGGCGGATATCTGCTTCATTTCGCCCTTTACCAGTCCAATCTGGCCGAGCACATATTGCAGATTCTGGTTCGTCTTATTTTTGTAGTGCTGAGCCTGTTGGCCTTGGGAAGCCGCTTTTTCCTGCTGCGATTTCGCACTCTTCACATCCTGCTGCAGCTGCTTAAGCTGCTTGTCGATTTCGGCGACGGTTGGTTTCTTGGCATATCCTTCCGAGGGCTGGAACATTACGGCAGACAGCAGCAATACGGCTAAACCGGCGGCTATTTTTCTCAACTCACGTTCCCCGTCCTTTGTCTTCATAATTCAGATCTTCAAAAACTTGCGGATGGACACGGTGCTTCCCCAGATGCCGATCAGCACCCCAAGTCCGAGCAGCAGACCGCTCAGCTGCATCCAGATATCGGTAAAGGGCAATAGTCTCCACCCCATCAGCGGATCACCCTTCATGGATGTATTCAGACCGGAATACCCGGCATACAGTACCCCGACGGTAATCAGCGAGCCAAGCAGCCCGATCAGCGCGCCCTCGATAAAGAACGGCCAGCGGATAAAAGCATTCGTCGCCCCCACCAGCTTCATAATTCCAATCTCCTTGCGGCGGGCCAGTATGGTCACCCGGATCGTATTGGAAATCAGGAACATCGACATGACACCGAGCCCTGCGACAAAAACAAACCCGACGTTGCGGACCGTGCGCGTGATTTTGAACAGAGTCTCCACTGCGCCCTCCCCATATTTCACCTTGTAGATCGGTTTCTCGGGGTGTGTATCGTTCAGCGCCTTGATCTTATCCGCCACAAACGGCACGGTCGTCGCCTTCACAACTTCCACCCGGAAAGCGTCATTAAGTGGGTTATTGTCTTTGTCGAACCCTTCCAGTATGTTGTCGGCATCCGGCCCCAAATCCTTTCGCAGCTCTTCCAGTCCCTGATCTTTGGGGACGAACTCGATTTTGCTGACCTCGGGCATGCTGCCGATCTCATTCTGGAGCGTCTCTCGCAGCGCTTGATTTGTCTCCAGCGTCAAATGAACGGTGATCTGCACTTGACTGTCCGCCTTGTCCGCCAGTGAATTCACATTTAATACCAATAAAATAAAGACGCCCAGCACGAGCAAGGAGACGACAATGGATGTGATGGAGGCCACCGACATCCAGCCGTTGCGGAATACGTTCTTGAAGCCTTCCCGCACATGCCGCAAGAAGGTTTTAAAACTCATATCCGTATTCTCCTCTCAGTTGGTCTCTGACGATCAGTCCATGCTCGATGGCTAGCACGCGTTTGCGCATTTTGTTCACGATATCCCGGTTATGGGTGGCCATGACTATCGTTGTGCCGCGAAAATTAATTTCATCCAGCAGCTGCATAATGCCCCATGACGTCTCCGGGTCCAAATTGCCCGTAGGCTCGTCCGCCACAATGACCGAGGGATTGTTGACGATAGCCCGGGCGATGGCGATCCGCTGCTGTTCCCCGCCGGAGAGCTGGGAAGGCTCGCGATTCGCTTTGGAACGCAGGCCCACCAGATCTAGCACTTCGTTCACCCGTTTCTTGATCTGCTTTTTCGGCGCTTCGATAACCTCCATCGCAAACGCGATATTTTCAAAAGCCGTCAGCTTCGGAAGCAGCCTGAAATCCTGGAATACTACGCCGATATTGCGGCGGACGTAGGGGATTTTGCGCGGCTTCAGCTTGCCGATATTGAACCCCCCCACGGAAATCTGGCCCTTGGTCGGCGCTTCTTCTCTATAAATCAATTTCATGAACGTCGATTTGCCCGCGCCCGACGGGCCGACGATATATACGAATTCGTTGCGGTCGATTTTGACCGACACTCCTTGAAGTGCATGGGTGCCATTTGGATATGTCTTCCAGATATCCTGCATTTCGATCATCTTTATCACTTCCCGATTCTGACTTATCCGTTCCACGCTCTTCGGCATTCACTGTAAAGCTTTCATAAACTGCGATATGACCACAGACGTATCTATTGTAACAAATCCGTAACTGCTTGAGTACCCGAAAGTTTTGCTGGGACCCTGCATATATTTGAATGATCAATCCTGGGCCCGCGTCCTTATAACTATATCGGCATGGCGGACCCTATTTCTAAAGACCTATGCGGCAGAACCGGCGCCTCTTGGCGCAAATTTTCGGTATCAGAGGAGACGACATTGCGATGAGAAAAACACATGGCGCCCTGATTGCGCTAATCGGACTGATTTTAGCGGCTTCGCTAGTATACGGGGGGCTGTATTTATATGCGGGACAGCGCAGTGTGCCGAAGGGGACCATGCTTGCGGGCTGGAGTGTCGGCGGAATGGATATCGCGCAGGCGCGTGCGGAACTGGACCGGAAGCTACAAGCGCTGCATGAAATCCCGATCACACTAACGGGAGACGGGGAGACGGAAATTCGGATTACACTTAAGGAAGCTGGGGTTACATATCATGCTGACGGGTTTTTGCAGAGCCTGAACCGGCTGACGGACGGGAGCCTGCTGGAGC is a genomic window of Paenibacillus durus ATCC 35681 containing:
- a CDS encoding murein hydrolase activator EnvC family protein — its product is MRKIAAGLAVLLLSAVMFQPSEGYAKKPTVAEIDKQLKQLQQDVKSAKSQQEKAASQGQQAQHYKNKTNQNLQYVLGQIGLVKGEMKQISAKIDNTEQSLKTTASELDAAQERVDSRQKLIESRVRLMYTDGAVSYLDVLLSSKSFSDFLDRADSLKLIVDQDQDLLDQHKRDEATVTQKKKELEGQYAQAKQLYTDLESQRSVLKEKEAEKQELIAYYDKAIEDAEDISQEQNAKLVQLASQRAALEDQKDKLKAEEAARRAAAAKAAAAKRAAEEAARRAAAAAASSSGDSGAEHGGDDSSSTYASGSGPLLLPVGSARVSSPYGYRIHPVTGDRKLHTGVDFAVPQGTDIHAAEAGTVIVAEWWSGYGYCVVIDHGGGMWTLYGHIREGGIKVSVGDKVERGQTIAESGATGRVTGPHLHFEVRIDGKPVEPMDYL
- a CDS encoding response regulator, with product MIKVVIVDDDSFIRESLKVLIGMDPDIQVTGAAGDGGEALKLLENGAEADVVLMDIRMPGIDGVEGARLIKQRYPQAAVLMLTTFDDDEYIIEALKGGASGYLLKNIPPDRIIQGIKTVHEGNMLIHPDIARKLASFLQPAAGTTSPCPLESYGLTKTEQSVVAAIAEGHSNKEIAAELFLSEGTVKNYITEILSKLGLRDRTQIAIFYLKNGR
- a CDS encoding sensor histidine kinase codes for the protein MTKELKLLRYGLIAIPAFISMYVQDYANYDRFTLRLLILLLLATLGARLPARFTIGMAALEMLYSSWLCSRYGSLMVFPSLSVLLVYFRLRPGSLPLLFAGIHLTVLNAAVMEEAPVIRAWVNLVFLLAAVLCSQLHSAGRGREETLHLYDELRKKHFELDEARDRLLQFASQVENAAQAEERVRISRQLHDDIGHRLIRVKMMMEAALHTLPSAPEAGMSMMRQVRDQLAESMDDLRAAVRRIGRGPHLEGAYALDRLLEETGRDTGIETSYTVEGAPFPLYPSFQVVLYKNAREAITNGLRHGQATSVGIKLCYSPSEVTMEISNNGKTMEEYGGEMAERSGNNRGNGTPSERLPGVKQGLQERNGNNRDKGPRPERLPGVNQGLPLTGAAGGMGLKGMEERTRLVGGTFEVRAAYPFTVITKLPVYKQSEIM
- a CDS encoding PDZ domain-containing protein encodes the protein MLELLASLGNAALHMLAQPFYYIALLFMALYYRRQTLLERRLIHVKLHSWGREIWRAIGTGLAAGILVSLAAILLGVSVTGPAVVCIWVVSLALLLFRVRYFCFAYSIGLLGIIQFVLSFFPGFLPGGLGGEVVAAVRGMDIPALLALAAILHVAEALLARWQGPRLATPLFLEGKRGRVVGGYRMEAFWPLPLFLLIPAGAGAGVLPWPTLLGGGLGLVSLPVVIGFSQLTTGMLPQSKAARISGRLLLCGAILLGLALLAARYSPLTLLAALAALLLHEGLVWYGALEERRSSPFFVHPPHGLKVLAVLPGSPAQELGILPGEVLLKVNGEALTGEAQQLHEALRKSPAFCKLEVQNAAGESKYLQRAIYDGDHHLLGVILAPQPDEDTTAPEKPAGIVGIALMTTGARRRPSVASELPSRRETAAAQEAATAREAAAAQETAAARETTAALPAPGSPGPLQGSGGAKSAKR
- a CDS encoding S41 family peptidase; translation: MLKKSTAAFMVIAALLCGSLLTLAVTGSLFSGQAAGESVASAPASGGLAQSEAKKLGTTLSLIERNYYKSVDRSKLIDGAVNGMMEALGDPYSNYMAKETAEKFEESIEGSFTGIGAEVASDDGKVVVVSPIKGSPAEKAGIQAKDIIVSVNGTSLTGMDLNDAVAKIRGPKGSTAVLVIQRSGSAQPLTFNIKRDNVTLETVYSSMEKNGVGVIEITQFSLNTADRFKEELAKLEKKGLKGLVIDVRNDPGGVLPVVIDIAEQFVPRGKTIVQVENKNKERELTTSKGRGKDYPVAVLMNKGSASASEILAGALQQSAGAKLIGDNSFGKGTVQTSFDKQLGDGSLLKITIAKWLTPNGSWIHGKGIKPDIAVAQPDYFSVTPIDKSAPLQYNSNSSNVKSAQTMLDGLGYKPGRKDGYFDTGTKDAVKKFQSAAKLKATGIIDAKTAEALEAALIKAIRNPVNDNQRNRGIEEIRKEIGAKASNS
- a CDS encoding ABC transporter ATP-binding protein, which produces MALASLTDVIKRYDSKLTVDHVNLSINEGEIFGLLGPNGAGKSTTISMLCGLLKMDGGSIVIDGISVANQPLEAKKRIGLVPQDLALYEDLTAWGNASFFGKLYGLRGELLKERVQEALEFTGLADRAKEKPSTFSGGMKRRLNIACAIMHRPKLIIMDEPTVGIDPQSRNHILESVKALNKLGSTVIYTSHYMEEVEAICDRVAIMDKGHIIACGTEKELRERVAHEEKIIIKAGSITPDLILELKQHPRVTRVEAEGETLELYLPSSQSELQDILFIFAKHGGVIQTLQIEEPDLETLFLSLTGRTLRD
- a CDS encoding ABC transporter permease, with the translated sequence MANIWTIAAYELRRLLRSRSMLINLFLLPILLIFLLGSALSGVMGGGKDQRIDSFRVGIVDAAANPSERSQLIGNFLKSPEVAEIITPETADSREAAVSGVRSGEYGYAVIVPAGFDKDIMSGKEARLEYILGKNRTDNMVAGTVFDNFLSSINYKQAAAMTLGPQAISAMTESGKGNPAVVLGKLDEGGPAYTASQYYAAAMLLMFLLMCGQMVITSLYSEKDNHTLFRIGSMPVKGGELFMGKMLGIGLVSVLQCASIILATHFLFGVYWGNRPGLLALVCLLMILASLTLSVIIAMFARTAASARSISGGLTVVMTFISGGMTPLPDSWVNTGGAISINHWGMRGILRMMLESPWAQISGSITMLSLICLVLLGLAFFSYRKVGYHA
- the ftsX gene encoding permease-like cell division protein FtsX, which gives rise to MSFKTFLRHVREGFKNVFRNGWMSVASITSIVVSLLVLGVFILLVLNVNSLADKADSQVQITVHLTLETNQALRETLQNEIGSMPEVSKIEFVPKDQGLEELRKDLGPDADNILEGFDKDNNPLNDAFRVEVVKATTVPFVADKIKALNDTHPEKPIYKVKYGEGAVETLFKITRTVRNVGFVFVAGLGVMSMFLISNTIRVTILARRKEIGIMKLVGATNAFIRWPFFIEGALIGLLGSLITVGVLYAGYSGLNTSMKGDPLMGWRLLPFTDIWMQLSGLLLGLGVLIGIWGSTVSIRKFLKI